In Thermogemmatispora onikobensis, the following proteins share a genomic window:
- the mtnP gene encoding S-methyl-5'-thioadenosine phosphorylase yields the protein MPPQATIGVIGGSGLYRMEGMTDLEEVAVETPFGPPSDVITIGKLEGVPVAFLPRHGRGHRLSPTEIPVRANIWALKSLGVQWVISVSAVGSLREHIAPRDLVVPNQLFDRTKSRVNSFFEGGLVVHCTFAEPFCPTLSRLLLETARELGDVRVHEGGTYVCIEGPLFSTKAESLAYRSWGMDIIGMTALPEAKLAREAELCYATLACVTDYDCWHESEESVSVELVVQNLNANVTNAQRILRRLVSKIPADRSMVSCDCSQALAAAIITDRAVIPEAVREKYRLLIEKYL from the coding sequence ATGCCACCACAGGCAACCATTGGGGTGATTGGCGGCAGCGGACTGTACCGCATGGAGGGGATGACCGATCTGGAGGAAGTGGCGGTAGAGACACCCTTTGGCCCCCCCAGCGATGTGATCACCATCGGCAAGCTGGAAGGGGTACCGGTGGCCTTCCTGCCGCGCCATGGACGAGGCCATCGCCTCAGCCCTACCGAGATCCCGGTGCGCGCTAATATTTGGGCCTTGAAGAGCCTGGGTGTGCAATGGGTCATCTCGGTGAGCGCCGTCGGCAGCTTGCGCGAGCACATTGCCCCGCGCGACCTGGTCGTGCCCAACCAGCTCTTTGATCGCACGAAGAGCCGTGTGAACTCCTTCTTCGAAGGCGGCCTGGTGGTTCATTGCACCTTCGCTGAGCCGTTCTGTCCCACTCTGAGCCGGCTCCTGCTGGAGACCGCCCGCGAACTCGGCGATGTGCGCGTACACGAGGGTGGGACCTATGTCTGCATCGAGGGGCCGCTCTTCTCAACGAAGGCGGAGTCTCTGGCTTACCGCAGCTGGGGCATGGACATTATCGGCATGACAGCCCTGCCCGAGGCCAAGCTGGCCCGCGAGGCCGAGCTGTGCTATGCGACCCTGGCCTGTGTGACCGACTACGATTGCTGGCATGAGAGTGAAGAGTCGGTCTCGGTGGAGCTGGTGGTACAGAATTTGAACGCCAATGTGACGAATGCTCAGCGCATTTTGCGCCGCCTGGTCAGCAAGATCCCTGCCGACCGCAGCATGGTGAGCTGCGATTGCTCCCAGGCGCTGGCTGCGGCTATCATTACCGACCGCGCCGTGATCCCCGAGGCGGTGCGCGAAAAATATCGCCTGCTGATCGAGAAGTATCTCTAA
- the dnaX gene encoding DNA polymerase III subunit gamma/tau, giving the protein MSSQALYRKWRSQTFEQMVGQEAVVETLKHALSSGKLAHAYLFTGPRGTGKTTTARLLAKTINCQHPRNGEPCNECQQCREITAGTSFDVIEIDAASNRGIDNIRELREKVMVRPTSGRYKVYVLDEAHMLTTEAFNALLKTLEEPPEHAIFVLATTDMHKMPATVISRCQCFYFKRFTTRQIVNHLHYIANQEGVTLEKGAAELIARAAAGGMRDALSLLDQAIAYSGERVTLAQVQAMLGVADPQAIEKLVQAVAADESATGLHLIHQLAEDGADLRQVNAQLVEYWRALMLARAGASLAEILDRSDEEIRQIQELARHFSLEELTGFARICAQNELLQRGLGTPQLALELAFLECLELRRRAQMGETLPSATGPAGPSAMSPAPSPSTRPAPPSSPSGRSEEEQHGEASPLRPFLPPSRSTTAGSGRPRPEAALPPSPAASSTIGTAAPMGTATPASAPASATTASRPGSGARPLSGASSAAASTSGGTLTLQQVQQSWETIRRRVSQKNHKAASCLQDFHVVDVEQHGGPPIVVIQAEHQPHFDFLNQGNRHKPVEQALELEFGIKCLVRLLPPGQPAGSPLFGRSVLRRDPATSASTNSPQGQGVETSETGTEEPQLKASGPEAPDFPPLARNGTVTENERGGGRPEAEAVSIEYAEPAAQPPAPPAPRRAPAVAENRPERATPATSAPHPQSNGALPPPAGLRAKASSDPRVQEVIKTFNAEIIDIDIEKSE; this is encoded by the coding sequence ATGAGTTCACAGGCGCTTTATCGCAAGTGGCGTTCCCAGACCTTCGAGCAGATGGTTGGCCAGGAGGCCGTTGTCGAGACGCTGAAACACGCCCTCAGCAGCGGCAAGCTGGCCCACGCCTACCTGTTTACCGGTCCGCGCGGCACCGGCAAAACAACTACCGCCCGCCTGCTCGCGAAAACCATCAATTGCCAGCATCCTCGCAACGGCGAGCCTTGCAATGAGTGCCAGCAGTGCCGCGAGATTACCGCCGGAACCTCCTTCGATGTGATTGAGATCGACGCTGCCTCAAATCGCGGCATCGATAACATCCGCGAGCTGCGCGAGAAGGTCATGGTCCGCCCTACCTCCGGCAGGTACAAGGTCTATGTTCTCGACGAGGCCCATATGCTGACTACCGAGGCCTTCAATGCCCTGCTGAAGACCCTGGAGGAGCCGCCGGAGCATGCAATCTTCGTGCTGGCCACCACCGATATGCATAAGATGCCAGCCACGGTAATCTCGCGCTGCCAGTGCTTCTATTTCAAGCGCTTCACGACCCGCCAAATTGTGAACCACTTGCACTACATCGCCAACCAGGAAGGGGTGACGCTGGAGAAGGGAGCCGCTGAACTGATCGCGCGCGCCGCCGCCGGCGGGATGCGCGATGCCCTCAGCCTGCTGGATCAGGCAATCGCTTACTCGGGAGAGCGGGTCACGCTGGCTCAGGTGCAGGCGATGCTGGGCGTGGCCGACCCGCAGGCTATCGAGAAGCTGGTGCAGGCAGTGGCGGCAGATGAGAGCGCCACAGGTCTCCATCTGATCCACCAGCTGGCCGAGGATGGGGCCGACCTGCGCCAGGTCAACGCCCAGTTGGTGGAGTACTGGCGCGCTCTCATGCTGGCCCGCGCCGGGGCCTCCCTGGCCGAGATTCTGGATCGCAGCGATGAAGAGATCCGCCAGATCCAGGAGCTGGCCCGCCATTTCTCCCTGGAGGAATTGACAGGCTTTGCCCGCATCTGCGCCCAGAACGAGCTGCTTCAGAGGGGCCTGGGAACACCTCAATTGGCCCTGGAACTGGCTTTCCTGGAATGCCTGGAGCTGCGCCGCCGCGCTCAGATGGGTGAGACCCTGCCGTCAGCCACTGGCCCCGCCGGGCCCAGCGCCATGTCGCCTGCTCCCTCTCCCAGTACACGCCCAGCGCCACCGTCCTCTCCTTCAGGACGCAGCGAGGAGGAACAACACGGCGAGGCCAGCCCCTTGCGGCCATTCTTGCCCCCCTCGCGCTCAACGACAGCGGGCAGCGGACGCCCCCGCCCCGAGGCCGCTCTCCCCCCTTCGCCTGCCGCTAGCAGTACTATAGGAACAGCCGCCCCAATGGGAACGGCAACACCTGCCTCTGCGCCAGCCTCAGCCACCACCGCCAGCCGTCCAGGCTCCGGCGCTCGCCCGCTCTCCGGGGCCTCCTCAGCCGCAGCCTCAACCAGCGGAGGGACGCTGACGCTGCAGCAGGTGCAGCAGTCCTGGGAAACGATTCGGCGCCGCGTGAGCCAGAAAAATCACAAAGCCGCCTCCTGCCTCCAGGACTTCCACGTGGTGGATGTCGAGCAGCATGGTGGTCCGCCAATAGTGGTCATTCAGGCCGAGCATCAACCACACTTTGATTTTCTCAACCAGGGCAATCGCCATAAGCCGGTAGAGCAGGCTCTCGAGCTGGAATTTGGCATCAAATGCCTGGTGCGCCTCTTGCCTCCAGGCCAACCAGCAGGCTCGCCCCTCTTCGGACGCTCTGTGCTGCGTCGTGATCCCGCGACCTCAGCCAGTACCAACTCCCCCCAGGGGCAGGGAGTGGAGACTTCAGAGACGGGAACAGAAGAGCCTCAGTTAAAGGCAAGTGGCCCCGAGGCCCCAGACTTCCCCCCCCTTGCCAGAAACGGCACGGTGACAGAAAATGAAAGAGGAGGTGGCAGACCCGAGGCAGAAGCAGTCTCTATCGAGTACGCGGAGCCAGCGGCCCAGCCACCCGCGCCTCCTGCTCCCAGGCGCGCTCCTGCCGTCGCCGAGAACCGACCTGAGCGTGCAACCCCGGCGACCAGCGCGCCCCACCCCCAGAGCAATGGCGCTTTGCCTCCGCCGGCGGGATTGCGAGCGAAGGCAAGCAGCGATCCACGGGTGCAGGAGGTCATCAAGACCTTCAACGCGGAGATCATCGACATCGACATTGAAAAAAGCGAGTGA
- a CDS encoding YbaB/EbfC family nucleoid-associated protein codes for MNMREIMKAQQRLQKLQEELEQSQFNGSAGGGAVTVTMKGNYEITAIKIDPEAVNPEDIGELEGMLLSAARDAFSKVAEAQQKMVSSITGGIKIPGLF; via the coding sequence ATGAACATGCGAGAAATCATGAAGGCTCAGCAGCGCCTGCAAAAATTGCAGGAGGAACTAGAGCAGAGTCAGTTTAACGGGAGCGCAGGAGGCGGTGCAGTCACAGTCACCATGAAAGGCAACTACGAGATCACCGCCATCAAAATCGATCCCGAGGCGGTCAATCCTGAAGACATCGGCGAGCTAGAGGGGATGCTGCTGTCGGCAGCCAGGGATGCCTTCAGCAAAGTGGCTGAGGCGCAACAGAAGATGGTCAGCTCGATCACAGGCGGCATCAAGATTCCGGGATTGTTCTAG
- the recR gene encoding recombination mediator RecR, whose amino-acid sequence MSELAPPVAALIEEFSKLPGIGIKTAQRLTFYVLRSPADQARRLAEAILRVKESIIYCSRCFNITEHDPCSICEDPQRDRQLVCVVEEPLDVLALERTGAYKGLYHVLHGALSPLEGIGPDNLRIKELLERIRHEEIHEVVLATNPNFEGEYTANYLVSRLKELKPELAPRQLKITSLARGLPIGGDLEYADEGTLRRSIEGRLDLGA is encoded by the coding sequence ATGAGCGAGCTGGCTCCCCCTGTTGCGGCCCTCATCGAGGAGTTCTCGAAGCTGCCGGGCATCGGCATCAAGACCGCACAGCGCCTGACCTTTTATGTGCTGCGCAGCCCAGCCGATCAGGCGCGCCGACTGGCCGAGGCCATTTTGCGTGTCAAGGAGAGCATCATTTACTGCTCGCGCTGCTTCAATATCACGGAGCACGATCCCTGCAGCATCTGTGAAGATCCTCAGCGCGATCGCCAGCTGGTCTGCGTGGTTGAGGAGCCGCTGGATGTCCTGGCCCTGGAACGCACCGGGGCCTACAAAGGTCTCTACCACGTGCTGCATGGCGCGCTCTCTCCCCTGGAAGGCATCGGGCCTGATAATCTGCGCATCAAAGAGTTGCTCGAACGCATCAGACACGAGGAGATTCACGAGGTCGTGCTGGCCACCAATCCCAACTTCGAAGGCGAGTACACGGCCAATTACCTGGTCTCTCGCCTGAAAGAGCTAAAGCCAGAATTGGCCCCACGCCAATTGAAGATCACGAGCCTGGCCCGCGGCTTGCCTATCGGCGGCGACCTGGAATATGCCGATGAGGGTACCCTGCGCCGCTCCATTGAGGGACGCCTCGATCTCGGCGCCTGA
- the recA gene encoding recombinase RecA → MTRKEKMSIASGTNSSAPASERERALEQAVQQIERRFGKGAIMRLGEAAHAQVEAIPTGSIALDLAIGVGGVPRGRITEIYGPESSGKTTLCLHIIANAQRAGGYAAFIDAEHSLDPAYAARCGVDITNLLISQPDSGEQALEILDALVRSGAVDVVVVDSVAALTPRAEIEGEMGDSHVGLQARLMSQAMRKLTSAITNSNAAIIFTNQLREKVGVMFGNPETTSGGRALKFYASVRLDIRSTDTIKVGQEVIGRRTRVRVVKNKVAPPFKVAEFDIMYSEGISREGGLLDLGLEMGLVKKSGAWFTVGDIRLGQGRENAKEFLRQNTDVAQALEEQIRSNMLSFRGGEAEPLEDGHADESPTEALEEL, encoded by the coding sequence ATGACCAGGAAAGAGAAGATGAGCATCGCTTCGGGCACGAATAGTAGCGCCCCGGCCAGTGAGCGGGAGCGCGCGCTTGAACAGGCCGTCCAGCAGATCGAGCGTCGCTTCGGGAAAGGGGCCATTATGCGCCTGGGCGAGGCGGCTCACGCTCAGGTGGAGGCGATCCCAACGGGATCAATCGCCCTCGATCTGGCAATCGGTGTGGGCGGCGTGCCTCGCGGTCGCATTACAGAGATCTATGGCCCGGAGTCCTCGGGAAAGACAACGCTCTGCTTGCATATCATCGCCAACGCTCAGCGCGCCGGCGGCTATGCGGCTTTTATCGATGCGGAGCATTCGCTCGATCCAGCCTACGCCGCTCGCTGCGGGGTGGATATCACGAATCTGTTGATCTCTCAGCCGGATTCGGGCGAGCAGGCCCTGGAGATTCTCGACGCCCTGGTGCGCAGTGGAGCCGTGGATGTGGTGGTGGTGGATTCGGTGGCCGCTTTGACTCCCCGCGCCGAGATCGAGGGCGAGATGGGCGATTCCCATGTCGGCCTCCAGGCCCGCCTGATGAGCCAGGCCATGCGTAAGCTGACATCGGCTATCACAAATTCGAACGCCGCGATCATCTTTACGAACCAGCTGCGCGAAAAGGTGGGCGTGATGTTCGGTAACCCGGAAACCACTTCCGGTGGCCGCGCGCTGAAGTTCTATGCTTCGGTCCGCCTGGATATCCGTTCAACGGATACGATTAAGGTCGGCCAGGAAGTAATCGGTCGCCGTACCCGGGTGCGCGTGGTGAAGAATAAGGTGGCCCCTCCCTTTAAGGTGGCTGAGTTCGATATTATGTATAGCGAGGGTATTTCTCGCGAGGGTGGCCTGCTCGATCTGGGCCTGGAGATGGGCCTGGTGAAGAAGAGCGGCGCCTGGTTCACTGTGGGCGATATCCGCCTCGGTCAGGGTCGCGAGAATGCGAAGGAGTTCCTTCGCCAGAATACGGATGTGGCCCAGGCTCTGGAAGAGCAGATTCGCAGCAATATGCTGTCGTTCCGCGGTGGCGAGGCCGAGCCACTGGAGGATGGCCACGCAGATGAATCTCCGACAGAGGCGCTGGAGGAGCTTTGA
- a CDS encoding glucose 1-dehydrogenase, whose product MGQVRFDFSGEVALITGGSRGLGLEIAEAFGQAGATVIITARREQWLAEAERHLKEQGITVSAQLCNVAEAEAVEALVRQSLALYGKIDVLVNNAGQTWGAPAEEMPLERWRQVLETNVTGTFLMSQAVGRHMLERQKGSIINVASIAGLSGEQLRTVGYNASKAAVINLTRSLAVEWSGRGVRVNAVAPGMFRTRMTEAILERAESYIASTTPMGRIGQPGELAPVVLFLASEAASYITGQVLAVDGGRSAQ is encoded by the coding sequence ATGGGACAGGTTCGCTTCGACTTTAGCGGTGAGGTGGCGCTGATTACCGGTGGTTCCCGCGGTCTCGGCCTGGAGATCGCTGAGGCTTTCGGTCAGGCCGGCGCAACGGTGATCATTACGGCTCGTCGCGAGCAGTGGCTCGCGGAGGCGGAGCGCCATCTGAAGGAACAGGGGATCACGGTCTCCGCTCAGCTCTGTAATGTGGCCGAGGCCGAGGCCGTCGAGGCCCTGGTCCGCCAGAGTCTGGCCCTCTATGGGAAAATCGATGTGCTGGTCAATAACGCCGGCCAAACCTGGGGCGCGCCCGCCGAGGAGATGCCCCTGGAGCGCTGGCGCCAGGTGCTGGAGACCAATGTGACGGGAACGTTCCTGATGTCTCAGGCAGTCGGGCGCCATATGCTGGAGCGCCAAAAAGGCTCGATCATCAATGTGGCTTCGATTGCGGGCCTGAGCGGCGAGCAGCTACGAACGGTGGGCTATAACGCCAGCAAGGCCGCGGTGATCAATCTGACGCGCTCTCTGGCCGTGGAGTGGAGCGGGCGCGGGGTGCGCGTCAATGCGGTGGCGCCCGGGATGTTCCGCACCCGGATGACGGAGGCCATACTGGAACGGGCTGAGAGCTATATTGCGAGTACTACGCCAATGGGCCGCATTGGGCAGCCGGGCGAGCTGGCTCCGGTGGTACTCTTCCTGGCTTCTGAGGCGGCGAGCTATATCACCGGCCAGGTGCTGGCTGTGGATGGAGGACGCAGCGCTCAGTGA